Proteins found in one Arachis stenosperma cultivar V10309 chromosome 8, arast.V10309.gnm1.PFL2, whole genome shotgun sequence genomic segment:
- the LOC130944836 gene encoding casparian strip membrane protein 5-like codes for MMEPSKEVDAPAATSPQPQSKRTRSNNGKGKSIAEDAQPLAPVVSTKTTRLQRGGWKKGVAILDFILRLGAIGAAFGAAILMGNNEQVLPFFTQFFQFHAQWDDFPMFRFFVVANAAVAGFLILSLPFSIVCIVRPLAAGPRLLLLIIDTVMMAFVIAAASAAAAVVYLAHNGSQDANWMAVCQQFTDFCQVTSEAVVVSFVAAVFLSFLIFVSSLALKRGG; via the exons ATGATGGAGCCCAGCAAAGAGGTTGATGCACCGGCAGCTACCTCGCCGCAGCCACAATCCAAGAGGACAAGGTCCAACAATGGCAAAGGTAAATCCATTGCTGAGGATGCTCAACCTTTGGCACCCGTAGTTTCAACAAAGACCACCCGACTCCAAAGAGGTGGATGGAAAAAGGGTGTTGCAATCCTAGACTTCATCCTGAGGCTTGGCGCTATTGGGGCCGCTTTTGGCGCTGCTATCCTTATGGGGAACAATGAACAGGTTCTTCCATTCTTCACTCAGTTCTTTCAGTTCCATGCTCAATGGGATGATTTTCCTATGTTCCG GTTTTTTGTGGTAGCAAATGCAGCAGTGGCTGGATTTCTCATTCTCTCCCTGCCATTCTCGATTGTCTGCATTGTTAGGCCTCTTGCAGCAGGGCCAAGGCTTCTCCTATTGATCATCGATACA GTTATGATGGCCTTTGTGATAGCAGCTGCTTCAGCTGCTGCTGCTGTTGTATACTTAGCTCACAACGGCAGCCAAGACGCCAACTGGATGGCTGTTTGTCAGCAATTCACGGACTTTTGCCAGGTTACCAGCGAGGCGGTGGTTGTTTCTTTTGTCGCGGCGGTTTTCTTGTCTTTCTTGATTTTTGTGTCCTCTTTGGCTCTCAAAAGAGGTGGTTGA
- the LOC130946418 gene encoding OVARIAN TUMOR DOMAIN-containing deubiquitinating enzyme 6 isoform X1, producing MTRILIQRGSSGGSSGSGSNQNPNQNQGRSGPRPEPALPVPPAGKDEECGEEAAEQVVGDDLLEHGGTSDSGKANSDDSFLEGPRLEQSHTVSGDEVADDDAGKDVKEEVAVVHQELMRGLGGEKPASDVEACIGDSTSGSSHPPPPPVPPPKPSANNLTRRNVSGTSNAVHLGSPRKAAAWPVVSARTSPAGSRPSSPRAHSENEGYNSADEQNPCLGSSYDDVEKERQFEIDIRRVKGYEVKRMLEDGNCLFRAIADQVYGDSELYDDVRQLCINYMEKERDHFSQFITEGFTSYCKRKRRDKVYGNNVEIQAICEMYNRPIHIYSYSTEPINIFQRSYNTDTPPIRLSYHHGHHYNSLVDPRRPTVGIGLGFSSLRGTNVDKDQVKAAIIAQQNNQIDNALLAEGRFYSDLELTEKEIERSVMEASRAEYLAEGIKQQLGHRESSTSNAEPSSSGATGSSKMEQGKEQDTNQSSSIQLLMCMGFTYLQAIEAYSIFGDDVDSMVCYLLETGTSSRRKGKAAE from the exons ATGACTCGCATACTGATTCAGCGAGGGTCTTCTGGGGGTTCTTCAGGTAGTGGTTCTAACCAGAACCCGAATCAGAATCAGGGCCGTTCCGGGCCTCGGCCGGAGCCGGCTTTGCCTGTTCCTCCAGCTGGAAAGGATGAGGAATGTGGAGAGGAGGCGGCGGAGCAGGTTGTTGGTGATGATCTTTTGGAGCATGGTGGGACCAGTGATAGTGGCAAGGCAAACAGTGATGACAGTTTCTTGGAAGGTCCTAGGTTAGAGCAGAGTCACACCGTCTCAGGTGATGAAGTAGCTGATGATGATGCTGGTAAAGATGTTAAAGAAGAGGTTGCTGTGGTCCACCAAGAATTGATGAGAGGGTTGGGTGGAGAAAAACCTGCATCAGATGTTGAGGCCTGTATTGGGGATTCTACTAGCGGTAGCTCGCACCCACCACCGCCACCTGTTCCGCCTCCTAAGCCTTCTGCAAATAACTTAACAAGAAGGAATGTATCAGGGACTTCAAATGCTGTCCATTTAGGATCACCTAGAAAAGCAGCTGCGTGGCCTGTGGTTTCGGCTAGGACTTCACCTGCGGGCTCTCGACCATCATCTCCGAGGGCTCATAGTGAAAATGAAGGGTACAATAGTGCTGACGAGCAAAATCCATGCTTGGGGTCCTCTTATGATGATGTG GAGAAAGAGCGACAGTTTGAAATTGATATTAGAAGGGTGAAAGGTTATGAAGTAAAAAGAATGTTAGAGGATGGAAACTGCCTTTTCCGTGCCATTGCAGACCAGGTGTATGGGGACTCTGAATTATATGATGATGTCAGACAGCTGTGCATAAATTACATG GAAAAGGAGAGAGACCACTTTTCTCAATTTATAACAGAAGGCTTCACGTCATATTgtaaaaggaagagaagagaTAAG GTCTATGGTAACAATGTTGAGATCCAAGCCATCTGTGAAATGTATAATCGCCCAATTCATATATACTCCTATTCTACAG AACCGATCAACATATTTCAAAGAAGCTATAACACTGACACACCACCAATACGGCTTAGTTATCACCACGGACATCATTATAACTCCCTGGTTGACCCACGACGCCCAACAGTTGGCATTGGACTTGGGTTCAGCTCTCTTCGTGGG ACAAATGTTGACAAAGATCAAGTCAAGGCTGCTATCATAGCTCAACAAAACAATCAGATTGATAAT GCACTTTTAGCTGAGGGACGGTTCTACTCTGATCTTGAGCTCACAGAGAAGGAAATTGAACGTTCTGTGATGGAAGCATCTCGTGCTGAGTATCTTGCTGAGGGTATTaagcaacaacttgggcacaGAGAGTCATCTACATCAAATGCCGAGCCATCTTCTTCTGGAGCTA CAGGGTCATCGAAGATGGAACAGGGAAAAGAGCAGGACACAAATCAAAGCAGCAGCATACAACTTCTAATGTGTATGGGATTCACTTACCTTCAAGCTATTGAGGCATACAGCATATTTGGGGATGATGTCGATTCTATGGTCTGTTACCTTCTTGAAACTGGTACTAGTAGCAGACGCAAAGGAAAGGCCGCtgaataa
- the LOC130946418 gene encoding OVARIAN TUMOR DOMAIN-containing deubiquitinating enzyme 6 isoform X2, whose protein sequence is MTRILIQRGSSGGSSGSGSNQNPNQNQGRSGPRPEPALPVPPAGKDEECGEEAAEQVVGDDLLEHGGTSDSGKANSDDSFLEGPRLEQSHTVSGDEVADDDAGKDVKEEVAVVHQELMRGLGGEKPASDVEACIGDSTSGSSHPPPPPVPPPKPSANNLTRRNVSGTSNAVHLGSPRKAAAWPVVSARTSPAGSRPSSPRAHSENEGYNSADEQNPCLGSSYDDVEKERQFEIDIRRVKGYEVKRMLEDGNCLFRAIADQVYGDSELYDDVRQLCINYMEKERDHFSQFITEGFTSYCKRKRRDKVYGNNVEIQAICEMYNRPIHIYSYSTEPINIFQRSYNTDTPPIRLSYHHGHHYNSLVDPRRPTVGIGLGFSSLRGTNVDKDQVKAAIIAQQNNQIDNALLAEGRFYSDLELTEKEIERSVMEASRAEYLAEGIKQQLGHRESSTSNAEPSSSGARSSKMEQGKEQDTNQSSSIQLLMCMGFTYLQAIEAYSIFGDDVDSMVCYLLETGTSSRRKGKAAE, encoded by the exons ATGACTCGCATACTGATTCAGCGAGGGTCTTCTGGGGGTTCTTCAGGTAGTGGTTCTAACCAGAACCCGAATCAGAATCAGGGCCGTTCCGGGCCTCGGCCGGAGCCGGCTTTGCCTGTTCCTCCAGCTGGAAAGGATGAGGAATGTGGAGAGGAGGCGGCGGAGCAGGTTGTTGGTGATGATCTTTTGGAGCATGGTGGGACCAGTGATAGTGGCAAGGCAAACAGTGATGACAGTTTCTTGGAAGGTCCTAGGTTAGAGCAGAGTCACACCGTCTCAGGTGATGAAGTAGCTGATGATGATGCTGGTAAAGATGTTAAAGAAGAGGTTGCTGTGGTCCACCAAGAATTGATGAGAGGGTTGGGTGGAGAAAAACCTGCATCAGATGTTGAGGCCTGTATTGGGGATTCTACTAGCGGTAGCTCGCACCCACCACCGCCACCTGTTCCGCCTCCTAAGCCTTCTGCAAATAACTTAACAAGAAGGAATGTATCAGGGACTTCAAATGCTGTCCATTTAGGATCACCTAGAAAAGCAGCTGCGTGGCCTGTGGTTTCGGCTAGGACTTCACCTGCGGGCTCTCGACCATCATCTCCGAGGGCTCATAGTGAAAATGAAGGGTACAATAGTGCTGACGAGCAAAATCCATGCTTGGGGTCCTCTTATGATGATGTG GAGAAAGAGCGACAGTTTGAAATTGATATTAGAAGGGTGAAAGGTTATGAAGTAAAAAGAATGTTAGAGGATGGAAACTGCCTTTTCCGTGCCATTGCAGACCAGGTGTATGGGGACTCTGAATTATATGATGATGTCAGACAGCTGTGCATAAATTACATG GAAAAGGAGAGAGACCACTTTTCTCAATTTATAACAGAAGGCTTCACGTCATATTgtaaaaggaagagaagagaTAAG GTCTATGGTAACAATGTTGAGATCCAAGCCATCTGTGAAATGTATAATCGCCCAATTCATATATACTCCTATTCTACAG AACCGATCAACATATTTCAAAGAAGCTATAACACTGACACACCACCAATACGGCTTAGTTATCACCACGGACATCATTATAACTCCCTGGTTGACCCACGACGCCCAACAGTTGGCATTGGACTTGGGTTCAGCTCTCTTCGTGGG ACAAATGTTGACAAAGATCAAGTCAAGGCTGCTATCATAGCTCAACAAAACAATCAGATTGATAAT GCACTTTTAGCTGAGGGACGGTTCTACTCTGATCTTGAGCTCACAGAGAAGGAAATTGAACGTTCTGTGATGGAAGCATCTCGTGCTGAGTATCTTGCTGAGGGTATTaagcaacaacttgggcacaGAGAGTCATCTACATCAAATGCCGAGCCATCTTCTTCTGGAGCTA GGTCATCGAAGATGGAACAGGGAAAAGAGCAGGACACAAATCAAAGCAGCAGCATACAACTTCTAATGTGTATGGGATTCACTTACCTTCAAGCTATTGAGGCATACAGCATATTTGGGGATGATGTCGATTCTATGGTCTGTTACCTTCTTGAAACTGGTACTAGTAGCAGACGCAAAGGAAAGGCCGCtgaataa